One Triticum dicoccoides isolate Atlit2015 ecotype Zavitan chromosome 4B, WEW_v2.0, whole genome shotgun sequence genomic window carries:
- the LOC119295634 gene encoding protein GRAVITROPIC IN THE LIGHT 1-like, with amino-acid sequence MIRPGSKESQNYDNNSQKVYPQPIDENMNQNMDTMDSMIGRIFNNISSLKAAYIQLQEAHTPYDPDKIQTADKLVIDELTRLSELKHTYRERNPKPVAASPQDSRLLSEIQEQQNLLKTYEVMVKKFQSQIQNRDTEITLLQQQIDEAKHRKSKLEKKLKQRGLLNKESEESDEEENYFSIELTPSLFTSATDNAYQSIHDFSKPLINMMKAAGWDLDAAANAIEPDVVYTRRAHKKYAFESYICQRMFSGFHEESFSIKAATASVSNEAFFHQFLAVRAMDPLDVLSQNPDSVFGKFCRSKYLLLVHPKMEGSFFGNMDQRNYVMSGGHPRTAFYQAFLKLAKSIWLLHRLAYSFDPKVRVFQVKKGSEFSEIHMESVVKNMVLDESAERPKVGLMVMPGFLIGTSVIQARVYLSDVKYAD; translated from the coding sequence ATGATCCGACCAGGCTCCAAGGAGTCACAAAATTATGATAACAACAGCCAGAAAGTTTATCCTCAACCAATTGATGAAAATATGAATCAGAACATGGACACGATGGACAGTATGATTGGAAGGATATTCAACAACATATCCTCTTTAAAAGCTGCATACATTCAGCTGCAGGAAGCTCACACCCCTTATGACCCGGACAAGATCCAAACTGCTGATAAGCTTGTCATAGATGAGCTCACGAGGCTTTCTGAACTCAAGCATACTTACAGAGAGAGAAATCCTAAGCCAGTAGCAGCATCACCTCAAGATTCACGCTTGCTTTCTGAAATACAGGAACAGCAGAACTTGCTAAAGACATATGAGGTCATGGTGAAGAAGTTCCAGTCACAGATCCAGAATAGAGATACCGAGATTACCCTTCTACAGCAGCAAATCGATGAGGCGAAACATCGGAAatcaaagctggagaagaaattgaaACAAAGGGGCTTACTTAACAAAGAATCTGAGGAATCTGATGAAGAAGAGAACTACTTCTCTATTGAGCTGACGCCAAGTTTATTTACATCTGCTACTGATAATGCATACCAATCAATACATGATTTCTCGAAGCCCTTGATCAACATGATGAAAGCTGCTGGGTGGGATCTCGATGCTGCTGCTAACGCAATTGAACCTGATGTAGTTTACACAAGGAGAGCTCATAAGAAGTATGCATTTGAGTCCTATATTTGCCAAAGAATGTTCAGTGGTTTCCATGAAGAGAGCTTTTCCATCAAGGCTGCTACTGCCAGTGTCTCCAATGAGGCTTTCTTCCACCAGTTCCTTGCAGTACGAGCCATGGATCCTCTTGATGTATTGAGCCAAAACCCAGATTCTGTTTTCGGAAAGTTCTGCAGGAGCAAATACCtgttacttgtgcatccaaaaatggAAGGTTCTTTCTTCGGTAACATGGATCAGAGAAACTACGTCATGAGCGGTGGCCATCCAAGGACAGCTTTCTATCAGGCATTTCTCAAGTTGGCGAAGTCCATATGGTTATTGCATAGGCTGGCATACTCTTTCGATCCAAAGGTCAGGGTCTTCCAAGTGAAAAAGGGAAGCGAGTTCTCGGAGATTCACATGGAAAGCGTAGTCAAGAACATGGTCTTGGATGAAAGTGCCGAGAGGCCTAAAGTAGGTTTAATGGTGATGCCTGGTTTCTTGATTGGGACTAGCGTCATACAGGCCCGAGTGTACCTTTCAGATGTCAAATACGCTGACTGA